A window of the Sabethes cyaneus chromosome 1, idSabCyanKW18_F2, whole genome shotgun sequence genome harbors these coding sequences:
- the LOC128745989 gene encoding proton-coupled folate transporter-like: MRSNCKSGESIPLLIKTSSPGKSCLNFFTNLSVEPVVLLHTFGWSLSELQLMNQIIYQSCAVTFDANMCSSMLTDDINMYLEEIVQPYASQISMVIVILSSVMPALAALLLAPWSDQFGRKGIIVTALLGYLITNLLVALISYLSSYYIINPWVYVIAHIPVAFLGGCSVFNVGVYSYLHDTTNQQGRTVRMGVLHGCTMFGVLSGLLVSRYLSEFASLSVLYTISALTALISIIYLSVALEESVNIDVNVESYSSIDRIKALFNITLVSKMMSTITKPRPNYERLITWLLIVLGGLVEFASAGRILFFLYTRYEFQWNTNSYRLWLAAELTTIMLGNMFGIAILKKMFKASDVVLLIISTINHIGDYLIKGLSWQDWQLYLTILTPLKGTDGAAVRSMLSDILPSEDIGKIYAMDFCVKAVMPILSLFSLTYLYNYTMDSTPSLYLFVTGAVFIVNLLLIGIIYYLMVLRNRSIETFSHRSRSHRMHPQSHK; this comes from the exons ATGAGAAGTAATTGTAAAAGCGGAGAAAGCATTCCGCTTTTAATAAAAACCAGCAGCCCCGGAAagagttgtttaaatttttttacaaatttgtctGTTGAACCAGTAGTTTTGTTACATACATTTGGATGGAGTCTGTCAG AACTTCAACTTATGAATCAAATTATTTACCAATCATGTGCAGTTACGTTCGACGCCAACATGTGCTCTAGTATGCTAACAGACGATATAAATATGTATTTAGAAGAGATTGTCCAACCATATGCGTCCCAAATTTCAATGGTGATAGTTATTCTTTCATCGGTAATGCCCGCTCTAGCAGCATTACTTCTAGCTCCCTGGTCGGATCAATTTGGTCGAAAAGGCATAATAGTTACTGCTTTGCTAG GGTATTTGATTACCAATTTACTGGTCGCTTTGATTAGTTATTTGTCATCTTACTATATCATAAATCCGTGGGTATACGTTATTGCTCATATTCCTGTAGCATTTCTTGGAGGCTGCTCCGTTTTTAACGTTGGAGTTTACAGTTACTTGCATGATACAACAAATCAACAGGGTAGAACTGTGCGAATGGGAGTGTTGCATGGTTGCACAATGTTTGGAGTACTGAGTGGATTATTAGTAAGCAGATATCTCAGTGAATTTGCGTCGCTCTCCGTATTATATACCATATCAGCGTTAACTGCACTGATTAGCATTATTTATCTGTCGGTAGCATTAGAAGAGAGCGTAAATATTGACGTAAACGTTGAGTCCTATTCCAGTATAGAtagaattaaagcacttttcaACATTACTTTGGTTAGTAAAATGATGTCAACTATAACTAAACCTAGACCCAACTATGAACGATTAATTACATGGTTACTAATTGTGCTCGGCGGACTTGTAGAATTCGCTTCTGCTGGGCGAATTCTGTTCTTCTTATACACGCGGTATGAATTTCAGTGGAATACAAATTCATACAGACTGTGGCTGGCGGCTGAGTTAACAACAATAATGTTAGGCAACATGTTTGGAATtgccattttaaaaaaaatgtttaaagcATCAGATGTTGTTCTTTTGATAATATCGACAATTAATCATATAGGCGATTATTTAATCAAAGGATTATCATGGCAAGATTGGCAATTATATCTGACCATTCTAACACCGCTTAAAGGAACCGATGGCGCTGCTGTCAGATCGATGCTCTCCGATATACTACCAAGCGAGGATATAGGAAAAATATATGCAATGGATTTTTGTGTAAAAGCAGTAATGCCAATCTTATCATTATTTTCTCTCACATATCTCTATAACTACACAATGGACAGTACTCCTTCATTGTACTTATTTGTAACTGGGGCTGTGTTTATAGTGAATTTGCTACTAATAGG AATCATCTACTATCTGATGGTGCTGCGAAACAGAAGTATAGAAACTTTTAGTCATCGAAGTCGAAGCCATCGAATGCATCCGCAATCGCATAAATAA
- the LOC128745990 gene encoding dynein regulatory complex protein 10-like — MSVASHKKRINSVLDELSRNLNLFFTVYYGIQNLKDNKRREILNNEISQLLSTDISELIDYLLKLSGLYQENKNTEKYQLILNAINNLRQIVPLEEEKLFQYNHRRADEEKFKWTSLILANKVKIRNLRQKIRSTQHAIDEIKLKLFVLNEKSSREIQDIIDRNEKELLDLKQLGDRQYRLLQDEETKKDLDLTRHQEYRNLLDSHSQKRKTITKLTVQLQLWIKQYDKFVGEPMKEVTDLEIELSQFVYWKQSAYDPQEERLNELKYNVDLLESDLIEEQVENFRNEHAARVIQRGWRRILQKRSDKKKNKKRKRGKGKKRSKFY, encoded by the exons ATGTCCGTAGCAAGCCAT AAAAAACGAATTAATTCAGTTTTAGATGAACTCAGCAGGAATTTGAATCTCTTTTTTACGGTTTATTACGggattcaaaatttgaaagatAACAAACGTCGCGAAATACTTAACAATGAAATTAGCCAATTACTTAGCACAGATATCTCCGAGTTAATTGACTATTTGCTTAAACTTTCAGGACTATACCAGGAGAATAAG AACACAGAAAAATATCAACTTATTCTAAATGCAATTAACAACCTCCGTCAGATCGTTCCACTTGAAGAGGAAAAACTTTTCCAGTATAATCACAGACGAGCTGATGAAGAAAAATTCAAGTGGACCTCGCTTATTTTGGCCAACAAAGTGAAAATTCGCAATTTGAGACAAAAAATTCGCAGCACACAACATGCGATTGACGAAATTAAGCTGAAACTTTTCGTATTGAATGAGAAAAGTTCTCGGGAGATTCAAGACATTATTGATCGAAATGAAAAGGAATTGTTAGATCTGAAACAATTGGGAGATCGACAATACAGATTGTTGCAGGATGAGGAAACTAAAAAAGATCTGGATTTAACTCGGCATCAAGAATATCgtaacttgctagatagtcacaGTCAAAAGCGCAAAACAATCACAAAATTAACCGTTCAGCTGCAGTTGTGGATTAAACAGTACGATAAATTTGTTGGGGAACCAATGAAAGAAGTAACTGATTTGGAAATAGAGCTCAGTCAATTCGTGTACTGGAAGCAGTCTGCTTATGATCCTCAGGAAGAAAGGCTCAACGAATTAAAATATAACGTTGATTTGTTGGAGTCAGATTTAATTGAAGAACAGGTTGAGAATTTTAGAAACGAGCACGCGGCCCGGGTGATTCAAAGAGGATGGCGAAGGATTCTGCAGAAAAGAAGTGACaaaaagaagaataagaaaCGTAAAAGAGGAAAAGGAAAGAAGAGAAGTAAATTTTATTAG